The genomic stretch CGGCACCATTGACAGCATCGCCGGCGTTAACCGCAACTACGGTGACGTGGCAACCATCAGTGGTCTGAAAATCAAAGACTACAAAGAAGGCAAACCGCCAGTCTGCGAAGAGTTCAAAGGCGTGGTGAAAGGCCAGGGAACATCAGAGAAGTACGGTGAAAAATGGGACACCGCCAACTGTAAGGTTAGCCGTTCAGGCGTCAGCAAACTCTGACAGGGTCGTCTGACCGGTTGAAACACAACACGGGCTTCCTGGCGTATCAACCAGACAAGACCGGGCTACCCGCCCGGTCTTTTTTATTGTCAGTGACCGAGGTCACTCCGCTACACGGGCCGCCTGCGCCTCTACCCGGCGTATCGCCTGACGCACCTGCTGCTCCGTCACAGTAAACGGCATCGTTGCCATATCCGGCGCATCAACCGATGCGCGAACGATCGCCGTCAGTTCCTCCTCCGACAAATCCGGGCAGATCGCCGCCAGCGTCAACGGCACCGCACAGGCCTGAGCCAGCCGAATCGCCGCCAGCAATTCTTCATCGCTGCGCTGCTCCAGCGCCAGCAGGCACAGATTGCCGAAGCCGACCAGCAGGCCGTGGCCGAATTCGCGGGTCTTGTCGCAGACGGTAAACCCTTCGTACAACGCATGGGCCGCCGCCGCGTGCGCGCCGCTGGCCATCAGCGAGGTCAGCCCGGCGAACAGGAAGATAGCGTCCAGCACCTGATCGAGCGCGTCGTTGTGCTGCCCGGCCGTCACGGCGCGGCAGGCTTCCTCGCCGTACTGTTCGATCAACCGAAAGCAGATTTCACTGTTGGCGCGCGACGACGCGGCAAAACCGCTGTCGTTGCCGCCGTTATCGATAGCACGAAACTCATACCACTTCGCCAGCGTATCCCCCAGCCCGGCGGCCAGCCAGCGCAGCGGCGCCCGCGCCAGCAGCGCACTGTCGATCACTACCGCCGCCGGCGCTACCGGCAGGTGGTGCAAATCGTGGAAATGACCGTCGTCGTGATAACGAACCGACAGCGGCGTCACGGCGGCGCAGGTCGCGGCAATCGTCGGCAACGTCACCACCGGAATGCCGCACTGGAACGCCACCGCTTTACCGGTGTCCAGCGCCTTGCCGCCGCCTACCGCCAGCAACACATCGCTGTCGGTTTCGCGCACCCGCGCGCACAGCCGCTCAATCTGACTGACGCTGCACTGCTCGCCAGACCACTCCACCGCGGTCAGCGTCACCCCAGACTGCCGCAGTTGTTCGATAATCAGAGTCTGCGCCGCCGCCAGCGCCTGATGCCCTCCCGCGACCAACACCCGACTACCGAGACGGGCGCAAATCCCGCCCAACTGTTGACTGACTCCGGCGCCACGCAACACCGTGGCCGGAAAGAAAACCTGCTGCATTATGATAATTCCTGCCTGCTGTGGTTATAAAAAGTGTTATGAATAACAAATCATTACTACACTACAAAACCACACACCGGGCACCATATCATTGTCTTATCCACTTTTGCCTCGGGCCGGCAGGCGCAGTCCGCCATGAACGCACAGGCTGCCCCCTTGTCGGCTTATACCCAAGCGCATCAGCACTGGCACCGCCGGGTTCAGCGCCATCGCGCCCGATGACGGCTACTGCCCATTGACCGGGAGAAAGACCATGTTTTCGATCAGAGAAATACAGCCTGCGGATAGCGAACAGGTTATCGCCTTGCATTTCGCCGGCTTGCGGGAAAGCGGCTCGCTGTCTCCTGATACGTCGCTGGACGCCGATTTGTACGCCATTGCCGAGCACTACCCTCAACACCGCGCCCGTTTTCTTGTCGCCGTCACGACGGAAGCAGAACCGGAATATGTGATTGGCATGGGGGCGATCCGCCTGCTGTCCGACTCGGTTTGCGAGATTAAACGAATGCGGGTGGCCGCCGGATTTAGACAGGGCGGCATCGCTCAGGCGATTTTGGATCAGCTATTCG from Dickeya fangzhongdai encodes the following:
- a CDS encoding GNAT family N-acetyltransferase, encoding MFSIREIQPADSEQVIALHFAGLRESGSLSPDTSLDADLYAIAEHYPQHRARFLVAVTTEAEPEYVIGMGAIRLLSDSVCEIKRMRVAAGFRQGGIAQAILDQLFAFAQSIDGVRSMILDTAEAQTAAQRLYEKNGFVLDSRKDIGGIASLIYKKTLR
- a CDS encoding iron-containing alcohol dehydrogenase family protein; translation: MMQQVFFPATVLRGAGVSQQLGGICARLGSRVLVAGGHQALAAAQTLIIEQLRQSGVTLTAVEWSGEQCSVSQIERLCARVRETDSDVLLAVGGGKALDTGKAVAFQCGIPVVTLPTIAATCAAVTPLSVRYHDDGHFHDLHHLPVAPAAVVIDSALLARAPLRWLAAGLGDTLAKWYEFRAIDNGGNDSGFAASSRANSEICFRLIEQYGEEACRAVTAGQHNDALDQVLDAIFLFAGLTSLMASGAHAAAAHALYEGFTVCDKTREFGHGLLVGFGNLCLLALEQRSDEELLAAIRLAQACAVPLTLAAICPDLSEEELTAIVRASVDAPDMATMPFTVTEQQVRQAIRRVEAQAARVAE